The bacterium DNA window AAGAAGGCCGGCGTGCCGGTCGAGGAGAGGGTGGAGGCTATCTTGTTGGCAATGTGCCCGCTCTTGCCCATCCCGGCCACGATGACCCGCCCGGCGCAGCCGTACAGTAGGCGCACCGCCGCGACGAAGCGCTCGTCCAGCCGCCCGGCGACCCTGGCCAGCGCCTCGCCCTCGACGGCCAGCACCTCGCGCCCCCGGGCCGTGATTTCCGCGTCGGACTTCATGGGATGGTCACCGTCGTAAAAAAATCCCTCATT harbors:
- a CDS encoding D-arabinose 5-phosphate isomerase, whose translation is MKSDAEITARGREVLAVEGEALARVAGRLDERFVAAVRLLYGCAGRVIVAGMGKSGHIANKIASTLSSTGTPAF